ACAGACCAGCGTGGTTTCAAAAGGAACACCAAGAACTGGAAACTAAAccatatgagaaaaaaaaaaaatcagttttacaaTACGAACTTCATGCTGCTTattgagaaacaaaataagataaaaatactGCTTGGCAAAGTTGTATGGAAAAACAGCATTAGCATGTTCAAGCCAAACTAGAGGTCATGGGAGACACACACAAGCTTTGTGCTCACTTGAGGTGGCTGATGGAATGTCCTCTAGACTTTTGGAAGGCATTTTCCTATCTGCACTCCTTTTCAAAGCCATCAAAACAGGATTTAATTCTTCTTCTGAACCTGTTACGAGACAAAACACATGAACACTGCACACATAGACGTGTCTTTTTAAACAAgtcacttaaataaaaaaaaaaagacaaccacCAGTTTCTTTTGGGAATCTGTTTTGACCTTTAGCAAAGACAGTAAGCGTGCactaaaaatagtaaataaatcTAAACAGTCAGACTCGGGAATGCATTATGTTCAGTTATTTCAAAGTTGAAGACATAGGAACCAGATAATTGCAGATGCTTTTAAGATATAGACTCTTAAAAACAACTATTTGTAAGGAGCAATTTTAACTGACACCTGACTGTTTCAGCTTAAATtagattaaagaagaaaaaagagtagAGTGTTAATGGTGTTTAAGTTAAGAATCAGTTTGCTCTAAATGCCCTCATCCAGAGAATCAGTTTGGTTGATTTGTCTTGACTGACAGAGTTTAGGGTAAATACAGTAATTAACTGTCTAAAAACTAGATAGGATAAATTCACATTTAGTCATTTGGTAAGAAATCAGCAAGAGAGAAGGTaatagctttgttttttctcctctctaaaTTTGTTCATTGTATTTTCTGCCCAGTGAAAGTCACTTGCTTGTGTTTTATTGAGTAACAATTATCCCCTCCCCCCacaaaaaaatcagcaacaccactaaaaacaaccaaccagcccacaaaacacaaaacacagctgtggAGAGATCTGCATCCCTGAAATTACCATGCAATTGTTTTGAAGGGCAGTGTCATAACAGATCCAGCCCCTTCAGTATAAGACCCTTTCTCCCTTGCTCCTTCCTACCCCACTTCCCTCCACCCAACAGCCAGCCAACCAGGCCTTACAAACAGCAACAGTATGCTTATGGGTAAAAACAAATTGTGTTACgtttttcctcatttgtctTCCAGAACAGAGTTCCAGTTGATTTCCACTGGAATCTCACTTTCAAAAAGGGGTCAACAGTTACTTGGCATCTCCTAGAACCTTCACACATTTCTCAGATTCTCCAAGTAAACAGAGCATTTCCAGTCTTGCAGGAGCAGAATAAAAACGTTAAACTATCACACTAGAGCTGCCAACTTAACAAAGTAATGAAATTCTGGTAAATAGCTTGCTTCATTTatgtgcttgttttcttgtgtAACAGGCAGCTATGCAATGCTAAATTAAACAGCATAAAGTATTGGTATTGTCTTAACATCCAGCCACTCCATAAGTATTTACCTTCAAAGACTAGCTGGTAAAACTAAACAATGATCTCAGTCAGgcactgatttttcttcctcttttaatCCAGGGTATTTAGAAGAAATGCCAGAATCTGAGTGTTACGACGTTattaatttgaaagaaatgtcacAGGGGAGGAGCAAAGTGTAAAAGCATGAGGACTGATGTGACTGACTCATGCTGCTAAATTCCTATGACCAAAAGGCTTACCCAAACATACTACATTTTTGTCAAACAATCAACAATTAAAGGACTTAATTAGTACTTCTCAtccttccaaaacaaatatCCTAAGCATTTAATTAAGAAATAGGTATCACGTAGACTTTTAGATAATATACTTCAAGTTGACTACCAGAAAAACTGTAGCCACGCTTAACAACCCAGCACCATGAAGTTTAGAAATGAAATGGCTCACGAGTTGAACTTCCAGTTCCAGAATAGTAATCAGAGTTTTCATCTGAAAACCTGGATCCCAAATTCAAGCCATCGtcatcttcatcatcttcatgccGAAAGGCCAGGCTGAACTGAGCTCCTTCTAGCTGAGGAGAACTGCTCTCATCTTTAAGAGGCGTGCTTGTTCTTCTCAATTTCAGCAGTTCTTTTAATTGTAAATTAACTTCAGAGGCATTCAAGGATGTGCTCTCATCTTTCCTTCCTACTTCATTTATCTTGAATGGCTTGATCACTGTATTGGTCTCTCCTTGCAAGGGAGGAACATCCATTGGCGGtgtgtttctctgttcttttttaataacagcCCCATTTATTTTAAGGAGCTTGGAAGCTGCAAGGTCATCTACTGAAGCCTTGGCATTTTGTTCCGGAACTCCACTCTCAATAGCTGTCTTCATCTGTTTATGATAGCTACGTAAAGCACTATCATAAGGCTGTGACACTGTCATGACTAGAGTCTCTGTTTGTGATGGAAACACCCTATTCCCaaacttttcttgtttatttaacTTGTTGGATATTGGAGATGAAGCTTCAGATGCTTCTTGAAGAAGTTTTTCTAAGGAGCTACTGAATTCTTTGAATTTTTCACcatttgaaaaagaagttttttcgattgtttcttgaatttctttagGGTGATCTTCTTCTTGATGTGGCGTACACATACTTTGACTGGCTGGTATTTTACCTTGCATTTTCTTATCCATATTTTCTAGTGTAGAAGCTGGTGTTTCACAGACATCTTTCAGTACCTTCTGCAAATTAACATCCAATACTTTATTTCTAGCCTCAGACAGTGCAGATGTTTCCAGGGGCTTGCCAGTTTCCTGCAGCAACTCACCATTGTAATGACAGGTCACATTTCCCACTTGTAGACCAGCAGTCCTCTGCACTGTGCCATCCACACGTCTTGGTTTAGGAGGTGGTCTTTCAGAAGCCTCCTTCAGCAGCTTCTCTAGAGAAGAACTCAAGCCACCATCCTTACAGGGGGCAACAGACTTTTCAATGGTATCACTGATTTCTTGCAGTGANNNNNNNNNNNNNNNNNNNNNNNNNNNNNNNNNNNNNNNNNNNNNNNNNNNNNNNNNNNNNNNNNNNNNNNNNNNNNNNNNNNNNNNNNNNNNNNNNNNNNNNNNNNNNNNNNNNNNNNNNNNNNNNNNNNNNNNNNNNNNNNNNNNNNNNNNNNNNNNNNNNNNNNNNNNNNNNNNNNNNNNNNNNNNNNNNNNNNNNNNNNNNNNNNNNNNNNNNNNNNNNNNNNNNNNNNNNNNNNNNNNNNNNNNNNNNNNNNNNNNNNNNNNNNNNNNNNNNNNNNNNNNNNNNNNNNNNNNNNNNNNNNNNNNNNNNNNNNNNNNNNNNNNNNNNNNNNNNNNNNNNNNNNNNNNNNNNNNNNNNNNNNNNNNNNNNNNNNNNNNNNNNNNNNNNNNNNNNNNNNNNNNNNNNNNNNNNNNNNNNNNNNNNNNNNNNNNNNNNNNNNNNNNNNNNNNNNNNNNNNNNNNNNNNNNNNNNNNNNNNNNNNNNNNNNNNNNNNNNNNNNNNNNNNNNNNNNNNNNNNNNNNNNNNNNNNNNNNNNNNNNNNNNNNNNNNNNNNNNNNNNNNNNNNNNNNNNNNNNNNNNNNNNNNNNNNNNNNNNNNNNNNNNNNNACACGTCTTGGTTTAGGAGGTGGTGTTTCAGAGGCCTCCTTCAGCAGCTTCTCTAGAGAAGAACTCAAGCTACTAGCCCTGGAAGGAACAACAGACTTCTGTATGGTCTCATTGATTTCTCGCAGTGACTCTTCATCTTGCTGATGCTTTGTGTTTTTAGCTTGCACCTCAGCAGTCCTCTGTACTGTATGTCTTGGTTTAGGAGGTGGCATTTCAGAAGCCTCCTTTAGCAGTTTTTCTAGAGCTGAACTTAAGCCAATGACCTTAGCAGGGGCATCAGATTTCTCTATGGTCTCGATGACTTCTTGCAGTGATTCTCCATCATGCTCACAGgcaatgtttttaatttccatctCAGCAGTCCTCTGTACTGTCATGTCCACACGTCTTGGTTTAGGAGGTGGTGTTTCAGAAGCTTCCTTCAGGAGTTTCTCCAGAGAAGAACTCAAGCTACTGGCCTTGGAAGGAGCAACAGACTTCTCTACAGTCTCACTGATTTCTTGCAGTGACTCTTCATCTTGCTCATACTTGGTGTTTTTAGCCTGCATCTCAGCAGTCCTCTGTCCTGTACTGTCTGCATGTCTTGGTTTAAGAGGTGGAGTTTCAGAGGCCTCCTTTACCAGCTTTTCTAGAGCTGGACTCAAGCCATTGAGCTTGGAGGGGGCAAGAGACTTTTCTATAGTCTCACTGACATCTTCAGACTGACCAGTATCTTGCTGGCAAGTTAAATCcacattattttctgctgtattattCACAGTATCACGTGTTTTCATCCCTACACCTAATTCAGAAGGTTGATATGCAATGATTTCTCTGGGCAGGTTTTGCTCAGAGTACCTTTGAGAACCTCTGAGAGGATGTTCTTTTgatgaaacaatatttttatctaTACATTCTTTACCTTCATGCCTCTGAAGACCTATCTTTTCCTGTGGTTGAAAGATGATTGGCTTTTTGACTGGTTGGACagtgtctttattttttgtgtgtgtcacATTCATACCTCTCAAAGTAAGAAATCCCAGAGGCAGTTTGCATACCACAGAATCTAATTGCtctggtttttctttctcagatgcTTGTGTTTGTTGTTGGCTTAACTCTTGTTTGCTCACATTATGTCTGCCCTTATCTTCCTCTGATTTTCTGTCATAGGTTATAAAAGTATTATTCTGGATAGTATTATTTGGTGAAGAAACATCTCCCCTATCAATGCTGTTTTGTAACTTAATTCCAGTATCCCAAAAGTTTCTCAGACTCTGAAACTGTGAAGGACTTGAAATTTGATTCTTGGACTTTTcatcaattttttcttttaaagacaaagCCTGAAAACTGGACTTCTGCTGGGAAAAAGGAGCaacttttcctttaaatgcCTCTTTCCCATCTTTATCTTTGATTTCTGGGGAAGCTGAAGTGACATCAACTCTTGACTGCAAGTTACTGTCTTTTGTCAATTTTGTACATTCATTAAATTTACCCTCATATGGAAGTggtctttctgtttttttaactgTGTGGCCTGGTCCAAACTCAAAAGAGTTTTGATGTTCATTTTTTGAAGCCTGGATTGCACGTCTTGATTCAGCACTTAATGTACCCTTGCTCTGATCATCCAACCCATAAGGTAAGTGTAGTGcagttggttttattttgttgctttctttgaGACCTTCCAATGCACCACCACGTGATGTATTAGCACGGATAccaacttctttctttccctgacCAGGGATAGTTTCACGCTTTTCCCAAAATGCTCTAATCTCCCTAattcttctttttgctgttattgtCTTTTCCAATACACATTTCTGAGTTGGTAACTTGTGTTCACAATGTTTCAAgacatttatttgattttgttgcTTGATTTCTTCATCAGATTCTTTTGTTTCAATTCTTGTATAGTCAAGCTCAGTTAGGGATTTCTCATTTTGCTCCTCATTCTCTTCACTCTGCTTAGGtctcctcctctcttttatCAGCTGTATATCTTCTGAAATAAGCGTGGTAGGCGAAATAGCACTCAGTTGTTTGTTCTTTCCAAATGGTGACTCTTCTCTAACCTGCATTTTTCCACCCACGCTAGTTCCACTGTGCTCTGTGGGAATAACTGTTCTGGTTGTAAAGTTCACTTCTTTGAGTTCCCCGCCTTGGGATCTGGCTGATTCAGGTTTCCTATCTTCAGTACCAGAACTTCTTTCAAACCAATCTAAGACTTTTGATACAGATTCATCAGCCATTTCCACAATTTCATCAGCATCTTTCTCAGGCTTGAAAATGATTTTAGCATCTTGTTCCTCAACAAGATCAGGCTTACCTTGTTGAAGACCTGCAGAATTTATATCTGACAGTTCCTGGGTTTTTGtctcagcagaaagcagatgttCATCTACAACATAAACAAGCTTATCAGAGTTAGGAATTACACACAAGACTCCAAAAGTGTTTAAATCTTGAAAAtctcaggtttttgttttgtttattggGGCAGGAGTGTTTGTTTTTaggatttcttgtttgtttaaactGTTAGCAGATGAAAGAGCTCTCTCCATGTGTTTTTGGAAATAATCATACCACACACAACAGAGTGATAAATTTGTattggaaaatgatttttcctgTTGGAAGATTAGCCATATTATTTTTGGGGTGGTAGAAGGTAAGATTGGTTATCCATATTCCAAGGGAAACACTTCTAATGAAGAGGGAGGTTTTAATGGAGTGGGAGGAACGGCATATTTGTGTTCAGTCACTTGAATAATCCTCATGTTACAACTGGATTACTATGAAGGACAGTCAACAGCAGTAAAGCAGGAATTGTTCAGTTCCCACCCAGACACATCTACCAAAGTTTAATAGAGCAAGTTTATCCAAGTGCCATTATGTCACCTTCATCATCCACAGTAAAGATGCCTAACCATCCAGGCTCAGATCTGATAGTGATTTATTAAGAATGCCAACAGAAGATCATCTAAAAATTTTTAACACGATAGAGAGTTAGAATCCAATACAAAATATCACATGTTCCTATCGTTTATGTTTCttatttgttaattttcagACACTAGCAATTTGAACTTAAATGTATATGAGCTATGTAGtagtagacagtgataggacagggggaatagttttaaactgagacaggggaggtttaggtcagatgttaggaggaagtttttcactcagagggtggtgatgcactggaacaggttgcccaaggaggttgtggatgccccgtccctggaggcattcaaggccagactggacgtggctctgggcagcctggtctagtggtcggtgaccctgcacacagcaggggggttgaaactcaatgatcattagtgtctttttcaacccaagccattctatgattctatgtactACTGCATTCTCATCCTCCTTCCTATCAGTCTCTTACCAGTAAAGTTTTTGAGAGGTACTGATTCACGGCTCAGGAACTCATtggatttattttcacatgTTTGATCAACATTCTGtccatttttgttctttggtaGGATATTGGTGGAGGTCTTCTCTGGAATTTCAAGTTTCTTAGGAGTAACGGTCTTTGTCTGCAGTGTTTGATTAACAAGAGAGACTGACTTATTAGTGCCATGAGGACAGGATGCTGACATATCTTCTTCTAAACTATCTATTGTTTTCACTTGTAGAGCTGATGAATAGGTTTCCAGAGACTGTACAGTGGAAGTTTGTTTATTCTCAAGAGAATCTGATCTATTAGCATCACTTTCACTGGTCTTTACTTCATTAGATTTTAACAAATCAGACGCTCGTGTTTCTCTTCTATGATGTAGCTGTGGGCTTTGCAAAGGTTCTCCTTTTCCTATGCTAGAAGAAAACCtcacttgttttaatttttccagtgaaatttgTGCGGaatcttctgcttcttccatAAGAGAATTCCTGTCAGCTTCTCCTTCTAAAATAGTTGTGGTAGGAAGACCATTCTTACTCTGAACATCCAACATCTGATTAGCACGAACTTCTGAGTCAGTGGAACTGGAACTTGAACTGCGCTTCAGAATGCCCCTGGGCAGTGTACAAATGCCATTAACCCCCTGGGTCCGTTTTGCTGGTTTGGGAACAAAGTCTTCTCCCTGTGGCACTGAATTAGTTACTTTGTGAACTAATTTTCTAGCTTTGGGGACAGGACGCTTAACTGTTCCTTTCTGTGATTCCTCAGTAGGTTCTTCAGAAGGTTTCTTAGATGTCTCCGTTTCATCATTTAGTAAGTTTGCTTTAGGTTGGCTCTCTTTTGAAGGTAACAAAATTTCTGCAAGATGTATACAGAGAAGAAATCATGAATTTACACAAAATTCATCTGCTTAAAGAGAGGGGTGTGATGCAGTGCAGATCTAGAATGAAATGATTATATTGATTAAAAACGCAGCAAAACACAGGAGGAAATTCAGCATGtgttgattttatttgtatataaCAGGAGATGTTAACAGGTGAAAATCTTCTAGTTAATTAGTGCTCttagaataggaaaaaaattataatttcaaAGGTAGGGAACGCATTAAATTTTTGATCAGCACAATTTCTGCAAGGGTTAGACTTTACAGGGAAGGGGcagattttaaatatacaaGTATCTTTTCAGGTTCAGAAGATAAACAGTTGTCTACAAAAAAAGTTATATTCAATTTCATCtggaacaaattaaaaaacaagaatgGCCTCCCAGTAGGgatataaagatttttttaaaattctatatGTGCACGTTTCCCTTCTCTACTAGCAAGCTTCATAATAGATACATGAGagtaattaaaatgtataaGCCTGTAAATTACAATTTCAGATTCTTGTATTGTGATAAATCATCACTTATCTACTTGCTTGCAGGGAATTCTACAGGAAATGTGAGATTCTAAAATAAATTGGACTaaggaaacacaagaaaaaaagacagacttGACTCTTCTGTTGAGCTAATAGCAGCAATgactggaaggtcacaatgatAGGAATTTCCTTGAATATGGGATTGCTGCGTTCTCTACTAGTGATTCAGGACGAGAACATTTGCAAAAGGAATGTGTGAAACAACTGCTTTCTGACTATACTCATGTTTTATATGGTGTTTGAAATGAACTGATCAAGAAGTAGAATAGTCAAGGTATTAAAACCTGTTTTATCCTACAATAAGAAGcaacagaagtaaaattaatttccatatCCACCACCAAGAAATTCAGTCACGTTATTATTTACCCGTATTTGATAGCTGAGGTAGAATGGCTTGTCTGCTTTCTGATTCTCCACTGTTCAAGTCATCACTTGATACAATGGAATTAAATGGATTTCTCCTTTGctaaaaaaaggaaggaacatTATAATTGGAGTCAAGTTATTATATCAATACAATCTTGGCAGAATAAATGAAAGTTCAGTAATTTCCTCTGCCTCAGTACTCTGTCAGCAGCATCCGAAAGCACACTTCTTAAATTGGATACGTAACAAGAAATCTAATAAATCTCAACCACAAAACAATAAGAAATGCCAGCAATAGCCTAATCCTGTTCTTCCTGAAGTTACCAACAGCAGAGATAAGACACCATTTAAAGACAGGTGAAAATTCCaaattcttgcaaaaaaaaaaaaaagtaaatctatTTCTGTACTTTAGAGATATTGGAAGAGAGCAAGACTTATTTTCAGTGCATGAAGAAGTCGGAAACAACATCAAGCACAGACACACACTGATTCATCACAGCACTTTAGGGCTGAAATTTTTAGCAGCTTCCATCATCTCCccccaaacaaaaaatactccTTTTTGTTCCAGCCTATTATCTTTCTTCCTCAAATCTCAAAATATCATTACCATTCGatcaaagaaacacagaagatgTAAAAGACAACATTTTCTAGGTTCAATATCAGTCTTACCTTTACTGTTGATACTGCTGCCTTCACAGATCTATCTTGTTTGTCTAACAAAGAGGTTTCTGGGTTAGGACTGCAAAGAAACAACATATAACAACTTCAGCAAACAGGACATTACTTtataccttttaaaaaaaactgatatTCAGTTGtacatactgaaataaaacctcAGCACAAGGTTTTGCTATTCAATGTTCTCATcacattcagaaggaaaacttcTTTTCAGAGCAAGGAGATAATTCTTTCTGCTCTATCTCCTTGCAAAAATTTATTTCCCTGTTAAAGAATTCAATGCAACTTCCGTTTGGCAGtacaaaaattacatttttgacATCTTTTAGAATTTTCTGAGCAAGCTTTATGTAAGTATAGCCACTCTCACAACAACATTATTACCACATCTATCCTTGTcctgtatttttactttcaggAGTGAAACTGAAGTAGAGGAAAGTGTTAAATCTGATCAAAATAGAGTTCTGCAAAGCATCCAAGAATGAAAAATCAGGGTAACTCCCTCACCACTATAGTAAAGATGTGACATGCCACAGACAGCAGGAGATCCCCCCAGAGgtacagaagaaattaaagctaAAAAACTTCCCCTAtattctataaaaaaaaaaaaagtcattgacTGATTGCAAAAGGAtgcaaggatttttttccccaaaaacaTTCCAATTTTGTTTACATACTGAATTAATCTAATTAGCCCAGATatgaaaaacttgtttttttttttttaattttgtttgtttttttgaggtGAAACTTTGATGTGGGTTTAAATATGGTCTTCATTTAATAACCACTTTCAGTATATCTGTATAGAAAATCCTAACTTTAACTCACTTACATGCTTGTAATTTGGGGAATGAGTGCAAGAACAGTATAAAATTGGAAAAAGGACTACTCTTCAGGTAGGAAATATTACCTTAGTTTTATTCATCTCAGTttctaaacaagaaaaaaatgtataactCTCACAGAGCTCAATATTgaagcttttaatttcttttcaaaaatatcattCCACCTTAGTTTCTCtcctttgcttaaaaaaaaaaataaatctgaaatcaCATATTTAAAGaatctttgttttcctgaggtGGAGTTTGGGTTCTTGCTTTTATGAGCACCTGTGTGCTCCTGTACTTTATCTCTCATCTTGACCATCTGCTATTCAACAAGACAAACACGATTCAGccctttctttattttaaaccaGGACAATGCTTTTATGTACTCTGGGTGTAAGAAACTTAGATGTTCTTCTGCCTTCAGTTTTACAAGtccatagaatggcttgggttggaagggaccttaaagatctacttgttccaactcccctgccatgggctggt
The Numida meleagris isolate 19003 breed g44 Domestic line chromosome 1, NumMel1.0, whole genome shotgun sequence genome window above contains:
- the SYTL2 gene encoding synaptotagmin-like protein 2 isoform X1, producing MIDLSFLTDEEQEAIMKVLQRDAELKKAEEERVRHLPEKVKDDVQLKNMSGQWFYEAKSKRHRDKIHGADIIRASMRRKPATLAEVSQSKSNKAKNSWVSNVNKEAFVPPELHGIVEHQEEEELKSSSSPNPETSLLDKQDRSVKAAVSTVKQRRNPFNSIVSSDDLNSGESESRQAILPQLSNTEILLPSKESQPKANLLNDETETSKKPSEEPTEESQKGTVKRPVPKARKLVHKVTNSVPQGEDFVPKPAKRTQGVNGICTLPRGILKRSSSSSSTDSEVRANQMLDVQSKNGLPTTTILEGEADRNSLMEEAEDSAQISLEKLKQVRFSSSIGKGEPLQSPQLHHRRETRASDLLKSNEVKTSESDANRSDSLENKQTSTVQSLETYSSALQVKTIDSLEEDMSASCPHGTNKSVSLVNQTLQTKTVTPKKLEIPEKTSTNILPKNKNGQNVDQTCENKSNEFLSRESVPLKNFTDEHLLSAETKTQELSDINSAGLQQGKPDLVEEQDAKIIFKPEKDADEIVEMADESVSKVLDWFERSSGTEDRKPESARSQGGELKEVNFTTRTVIPTEHSGTSVGGKMQVREESPFGKNKQLSAISPTTLISEDIQLIKERRRPKQSEENEEQNEKSLTELDYTRIETKESDEEIKQQNQINVLKHCEHKLPTQKCVLEKTITAKRRIREIRAFWEKRETIPGQGKKEVGIRANTSRGGALEGLKESNKIKPTALHLPYGLDDQSKGTLSAESRRAIQASKNEHQNSFEFGPGHTVKKTERPLPYEGKFNECTKLTKDSNLQSRVDVTSASPEIKDKDGKEAFKGKVAPFSQQKSSFQALSLKEKIDEKSKNQISSPSQFQSLRNFWDTGIKLQNSIDRGDVSSPNNTIQNNTFITYDRKSEEDKGRHNVSKQELSQQQTQASEKEKPEQLDSVVCKLPLGFLTLRGMNVTHTKNKDTVQPVKKPIIFQPQEKIGLQRHEGKECIDKNIVSSKEHPLRGSQRYSEQNLPREIIAYQPSELGVGMKTRDTVNNTAENNVDLTCQQDTGQSEDVSETIEKSLAPSKLNGLSPALEKLVKEASETPPLKPRHADSTGQRTAEMQAKNTKYEQDEESLQEISETVEKSVAPSKASSLSSSLEKLLKEASETPPPKPRRVDMTVQRTAEMEIKNIACEHDGESLQEVIETIEKSDAPAKVIGLSSALEKLLKEASEMPPPKPRHTVQRTAEVQAKNTKHQQDEESLREINETIQKSVVPSRASSLSSSLEKLLKEASETPPPKPRRVDGTVQRTAGLQVGNVTCHYNGELLQETGKPLETSALSEARNKVLDVNLQKVLKDVCETPASTLENMDKKMQGKIPASQSMCTPHQEEDHPKEIQETIEKTSFSNGEKFKEFSSSLEKLLQEASEASSPISNKLNKQEKFGNRVFPSQTETLVMTVSQPYDSALRSYHKQMKTAIESGVPEQNAKASVDDLAASKLLKINGAVIKKEQRNTPPMDVPPLQGETNTVIKPFKINEVGRKDESTSLNASEVNLQLKELLKLRRTSTPLKDESSSPQLEGAQFSLAFRHEDDEDDDGLNLGSRFSDENSDYYSGTGSSTRSEEELNPVLMALKRSADRKMPSKSLEDIPSATSSEHKAYKGKINIPREELALSAEDGLEPDQHQERNENGAGISTVPSQPDKPFSNPEKVKGLSKSVPSFLQEESDDRETDTASESSYSFGRIKKSPSSLTNLSGSSGMASLSSVSGSLMSVYSGDFGSVDVKGNIQFAIDYVEQLNELHIFICQCKDLAVADVKRQRSDPYVKTYLLPEKYKLGKRKTSVKKKTFNPVYNEILRYKIERDLLKNQSLNISVWHNDTFGRNSFLGEVELDLGTWDWNDKSNKQINWFPLKPRTSAMAFELENRGEMKLALQYVPQPVGGKKILSTGEVHIWVKECHDLPLLRGNRLNSFIKCTILPDTSRKSRQKTRTVSKTTNPVFNHTMVYDGFRPEDLKEACVELTVWDHNKLVNHFLGGLRIGLGTGKSYGTTVDWMDSTSDESALWEKMIKSPNTWVEDTLPLRMLMVAKLTK
- the SYTL2 gene encoding synaptotagmin-like protein 2 isoform X3 yields the protein MIDLSFLTDEEQEAIMKVLQRDAELKKAEEERVRHLPEKVKDDVQLKNMSGQWFYEAKSKRHRDKIHGADIIRASMRRKPATLAEVSQSKSNKAKNSWVSNVNKEAFVPPELHGIVEHQEEEELKSSSSPNPETSLLDKQDRSVKAAVSTVKQRRNPFNSIVSSDDLNSGESESRQAILPQLSNTEILLPSKESQPKANLLNDETETSKKPSEEPTEESQKGTVKRPVPKARKLVHKVTNSVPQGEDFVPKPAKRTQGVNGICTLPRGILKRSSSSSSTDSEVRANQMLDVQSKNGLPTTTILEGEADRNSLMEEAEDSAQISLEKLKQVRFSSSIGKGEPLQSPQLHHRRETRASDLLKSNEVKTSESDANRSDSLENKQTSTVQSLETYSSALQVKTIDSLEEDMSASCPHGTNKSVSLVNQTLQTKTVTPKKLEIPEKTSTNILPKNKNGQNVDQTCENKSNEFLSRESVPLKNFTDEHLLSAETKTQELSDINSAGLQQGKPDLVEEQDAKIIFKPEKDADEIVEMADESVSKVLDWFERSSGTEDRKPESARSQGGELKEVNFTTRTVIPTEHSGTSVGGKMQVREESPFGKNKQLSAISPTTLISEDIQLIKERRRPKQSEENEEQNEKSLTELDYTRIETKESDEEIKQQNQINVLKHCEHKLPTQKCVLEKTITAKRRIREIRAFWEKRETIPGQGKKEVGIRANTSRGGALEGLKESNKIKPTALHLPYGLDDQSKGTLSAESRRAIQASKNEHQNSFEFGPGHTVKKTERPLPYEGKFNECTKLTKDSNLQSRVDVTSASPEIKDKDGKEAFKGKVAPFSQQKSSFQALSLKEKIDEKSKNQISSPSQFQSLRNFWDTGIKLQNSIDRGDVSSPNNTIQNNTFITYDRKSEEDKGRHNVSKQELSQQQTQASEKEKPEQLDSVVCKLPLGFLTLRGMNVTHTKNKDTVQPVKKPIIFQPQEKIGLQRHEGKECIDKNIVSSKEHPLRGSQRYSEQNLPREIIAYQPSELGVGMKTRDTVNNTAENNVDLTCQQDTGQSEDVSETIEKSLAPSKLNGLSPALEKLVKEASETPPLKPRHADSTGQRTAEMQAKNTKYEQDEESLQEISETVEKSVAPSKASSLSSSLEKLLKEASETPPPKPRRVDMTVQRTAEMEIKNIACEHDGESLQEVIETIEKSDAPAKVIGLSSALEKLLKEASEMPPPKPRHTVQRTAEVQAKNTKHQQDEESLREINETIQKSVVPSRASSLSSSLEKLLKEASETPPPKPRRVDGTVQRTAGLQVGNVTCHYNGELLQETGKPLETSALSEARNKVLDVNLQKVLKDVCETPASTLENMDKKMQGKIPASQSMCTPHQEEDHPKEIQETIEKTSFSNGEKFKEFSSSLEKLLQEASEASSPISNKLNKQEKFGNRVFPSQTETLVMTVSQPYDSALRSYHKQMKTAIESGVPEQNAKASVDDLAASKLLKINGAVIKKEQRNTPPMDVPPLQGETNTVIKPFKINEVGRKDESTSLNASEVNLQLKELLKLRRTSTPLKDESSSPQLEGAQFSLAFRHEDDEDDDGLNLGSRFSDENSDYYSGTGSSTRSEEELNPVLMALKRSADRKMPSKSLEDIPSATSSEHKAYKGKINIPREELALSAEDVSTVPSQPDKPFSNPEKVKGLSKSVPSFLQEESDDRETDTASESSYSFGRIKKSPSSLTNLSGSSGMASLSSVSGSLMSVYSGDFGSVDVKGNIQFAIDYVEQLNELHIFICQCKDLAVADVKRQRSDPYVKTYLLPEKYKLGKRKTSVKKKTFNPVYNEILRYKIERDLLKNQSLNISVWHNDTFGRNSFLGEVELDLGTWDWNDKSNKQINWFPLKPRTSAMAFELENRGEMKLALQYVPQPVGGKKILSTGEVHIWVKECHDLPLLRGNRLNSFIKCTILPDTSRKSRQKTRTVSKTTNPVFNHTMVYDGFRPEDLKEACVELTVWDHNKLVNHFLGGLRIGLGTGKSYGTTVDWMDSTSDESALWEKMIKSPNTWVEDTLPLRMLMVAKLTK